In Antechinus flavipes isolate AdamAnt ecotype Samford, QLD, Australia chromosome 6, AdamAnt_v2, whole genome shotgun sequence, the sequence ACTGCATGCATGGGGAGCCCAGATTTGTCTGTTCgcaaaaacatacaaaataactagaaatagaaaaggtTTTGGTAACCTAAGGCCATCTGCGCAAGCCTGCCGGGGAGGGAACCTGtagcaaattgtttatttttttttttaatactacagTGAAAAGGCATTTTAATAGATTTAAAAACATCAGAAATAATCCACTAAGATTAAATGTAAAccatccctcccccccaaaaaaaaacaactaattccCTTCGAGGGGACTTTGTCCAGCGAAGCACGGATCAGTGTTTGAGCCACGGGTGGGCTTCCAGGGAAGCTTTGCTGCGATCACCATAGTCATACAGCAGCTCTTCGCCGGCTTTGATGTCCCTGGAGGCGATGAGGATGAGGTGAGGCACGCCGTCAATGTCGTGGAGTTTGGTTTGGCAGTTACCCCACTTGCTGTGATTGATCAGTCTTCCGAGACGATCTGTTTCTCGAGTGGCATCCACACAGTAGGTTTTGCTCAGGTACTGAAAATAGTACATGTAGCAGCCTGTGGAAGGATCCTGAGCATAGAGAGCCTCGCGTTTTTTGGCGTCAGTGTTCTCAATGAGGTCCCCGTGATACTCTACCACAAACTCCCCTCTTGTAAACTGTTTAGTGGCGATCACTCCTCTGCCTTTGCCATCGATGATATCGATCTTCATGCCTTCTTCCTTTCCGCTTTCAATCAGTTCgtcaagtcttctcttttcttccgACTGTAGCTCGGCTTTGCTTTTTCGGGAGCTCCGTCTCACGGGATAATAGTCAGTGACTTTGCGATTCTGTTGCGTTTTTCCCTGAGCTTTTCTCCTTGAGGCCTGTTTGGTTTGGGGGGGGTTCTTCAGGGCGTGCTTCACGCCGGCGGCATCAGCAGCGTTGGCGGGCAGCGCCATGGATTTGGGGTTTCCTGCAGCTATGGATCTGTGGTTGGGAAGGGGCTCCAGAAAATCCCTCCTCAATTCTCTGCTTTTCTGCTCTTCTGATTCCATAGTGCTCGCTGATGCGTTGTCGCCagtccttttctcctctcctttcttgtGCAATTCCGTTAAGGCTTTCCCCTGGCATTTGACGTCATGATGTGCAACAGAATTTTCCTCCTGGAATGGAGGACAAGTTCCAGAGGATCTGTGGGAGCTCATGTAGGAATAGATCCTTGACTGGCCCATAAATACATTCTCCCCGTTGGTCCTGGGCCGCGCTGGGTTCCTCCGGTCCATAGTCTCCGGATCCGGAACGGGGGCCGCTGTTCCTCCGGGCGGGGTcgccgctgccgccgcctccTCCGCGCGCGTCTTGGACATCTTCTTGCCTCTGGCCATGGCCCCCAGCCTCGACTGCACCGCCTGAAATCTCCCGGGAAACCGAAGCTTTccgggggaagaaaaaaaaaaaaaaaaaaaaggcccagcTGTCTTACTGAGACTTGGTTCTAtttgagaaggaaccagcacacacTCAGTGGGGCAGGAATACTGCTGCTGTAAACACTTACAGGAGGGTTTGGATTTCCAgggcagaaggaaaaaatgaaatggcaaaaaaaaacttctgattACTATCTAAAAGAGATTCTGTGAGGAAAATCTACaaaaatatcatagccaaattctgaaacccccagatcaagaagaaaattttattagaaacaaggggaaaaaaatcaattatggGTGGAGCCACGATTAAAATCCCACAAGACCTAGCAGCAGCTGAATTAAAAGGCCACCGgtcttagaataaaatatatacatataaacatatatattatatatatataaaataactttatattttatatgtggaaatgtaaaccatatattTAAagttgtcattagtaattgggtagctagaaagaaagatttgaataGAAATGAGtatgatatgattctaaaaagcatgtaggaaacagcaaaaaataaaagtaattatgttatataaatgaggtacaAAAGCAAGAATTGACAGAAATTAGGTAGGGAAAAGGGTtggtagttctggaatcctaCTCACATTAGGATTATTAGATTAAAGAAGGaacaatacaaatatatgtatatatgtatttttatatacatatatttgtataaaagtcctctaaatttataaagaaataagaaaaggaaggaataaggtaAGGGGGAGATACAGAAGGGTCTAaaaagaatgggataaagaggaaggaaaaatatggggaagaagataaaggaagaatCCTTGGAGGCAGAGTAGatgaagtaatagcaaggcaaagtagcagataaaaataaagcagaataATCAGTAGGGACAGGAAAtaagaaatacacacaaatataatgataatgatcaggagtagaaaaaaaatcagtagaaacCATTTACctcaaagttaaaattaaaatagatttaatcaaaaaagaaaattagagaaactaCATTGTATATCagttatattaatattgtttcagactatttaaaataactagatagtataagTATGGAATATTGCttataggaaatgataaattggtagatttcaaaaaatatggaaaaacttagACTTATGAAGAATTTTGTTaactaccttcagagaaacagataatATTGccttacataaatgtatatgatatgtatatgtatgtatgtatatggatgtGTATATCCATAcctgtatgtgtatgcatatggaTGTATATTAACATTTAATTGTAGCCTCCTTAGTGGAGATgaggtgagagaaaaaaagaataaagtaaaaagagttcagcagaaaaaaaaaaaaaagaaacagaaaatccacaaagaagcaaagatgaaCAGCTCTAAAcacaatgtgtaatatttataaggtttcttgaaatagaaatgtcTCATATTTTTTGAGTCCTCTCATGTTCTACTGtgcatatgacaatgtttttttttcctattttctattttgtttttctactttctttctttttccattttatatttcttataaataaataactttttgttaaagtagagaacaaaaattaaggaaaattgccctgatatcctagaaccagaaaggaaaatagaaattgaaagaatccactaatcattTCCTAGAAGACatcccaaatgaaaattcctaggaatattacagccaaattccagagttcccaggtcaagggggaaaaaaaatattgcaagcagccagaaagaaacaattcaagatcaacaaaaaacaacaatgcaaatatacagtcaggataacacaagatttagcagcttctatatcaGATTGAAGGGCTTGGGATATGATACTCAGAGGGCAAAAGAGCTAgtgttacaatcaagaattacctatcaaagaaaattgaatataatcttttgGGGAATATGGatatagagaactttcaagcattcctaaagaaaaaatcagaactaaatagacaatttaacttttaaatacaagactcaagagaagcacaaaaatataaacaagaaaaagaaatcttaaggTTTTCAATAAGTTTAAATAGTTTGCATTTCTACAGGGAAAGATATTtctaactcctaagaactttcttAATATTAGGGCAATTAAAATGATACCTATATAGACAAAGTACatgggtatgagttgaatatgatggcTGTCAACATATTTTGGATACCCTATTTCCCAAAGCTGAGGCCCAAAGGCGGTGCTATTTGTTTGACATAACAATCCTTTTGTGCTCTGGATGATCTTACTCTCTAGCAAAGTATTTATCTGATCAGCACAAGGTGCTTACTAAGGGatttatgattttcatattaatcaataaatatttaaatttgttgGAGCTTCCCCTATTTCCTAGGGACCTGAGAATCATTCATTACACCTCCTGACATGCTCACAATTCCTATTTCTTGTAGCTTTcaaatgaaccaaatcagataCTACATACTTATTCTATGCTAACTGACTTTACCCCAGCATGCTAATCCCTCCTCCTCGGAGGACTTCTATTTGCaagcatttttcttattttgaaattaattaaatttttgtttgatCCCTGACTCTCCTCCTGTCTCTAACCTACTGTTAGATAGAGGCCAGTTCCAGACTGGTTgacatgggattttttttttttattaaccagTGAGAAATAAGAATGCattgagaaggggaagggagaggtagaatagggtaaattatcttacataaaagaggcacaaagagCTTTGAAAGCAGAAGGGAAAATGAGGGAGAAGGTCTTAAaacttaatatcatcaaaattgactcaaagagggaataaaacaCACATTCAGTTGGTTATAGAAATCTAGATAATCCTATAGGAAAGAAGAAGGATGAGGGAATAAGAGAAGGGtaggagaaaaaaactgatagaaAGAAAAGCACTTTGGGGGAGAgtgtaatcagaagcaaaacacttgaaggtagagtgaaaagagagagcAGGACAAATACAAGGaaacaggatggagggaaattcaCAATTAGTAATTATAACCATGAAGAAAGTTtatagtaagtttctctgataaaggcctcatttttcaaatatatagagaaataagccaaattcataaaattaaaagataatcaaaggatatgaacaggcagtttgcAGATGAcagtagtcatatgaaaaaatgtcctaaatcactactgataaaggaaatgcaaattaaaataactgagatatcacctcataactataaaattgacaaaatattggagaagaggtgagaaaattgaaacattaatacattgttggtaaagttgtggaCTGATTCGaacattttagagagcaatttagaactgtgcccaaaggtcaatcaaactatgcatattttGAGTCAGAAATGccattattaggtctgtatcctaacgagatttaaaaaaaaaaaaggaaaatcagctaaatgtacaaaaatttatAGCGGCTccttttgtggtgacaaagaattagagagggaaggagggaggaaggaaggaagggagggaaagagagagggagggaaggaagaagggagggaagaaagagaagaaaaaagaaaaagaaaattaattgttaattggggaataactaaacaagttgtagtacatgattgtatcatattattattatgctataagcaATGATGAGCTATAATATGCTCTCAGAAAAAGCTAAGAAGACTCACATGACCTAATGCtaagtgtaatgagcagaaccaagaaaatattttacatagtgacatcattattatttgttaatcaacaactttgaatgacttaACTACTCTCAACAAGACTAATGATCTAAGACATGATGAGAAATGGTATCCAATCctatagtcttttaaaatttttattttccttgtttcttcttctccttctcctcctccttctccttcttctcctccttcttctccttttcttccttatcttgcttctcctccttctcttgcttcttcatcattctccttctcctcctcctccttctccttttcctccttctcttgcttcttcgtccttctctttctcctcctcttcctcttccttttctctcttttatatgtattattaaataatatattacattatatatatattataattatataaataatataacataaatatagaaaagaaacaatCAAGGAGCTGGTCTCAAGTGCAAATTGTCCctctatagtaaaaaaaaaaaaaatggtgatgaGGTAAAGCAGTCTAGAAAGAGCTTAATTGAGAGTACAGTGACTTTGGTGGGAACTCCTCAAGTTATATTAATGCCAGACAGGATTCGCCAATCCGCTGCTGTGAAAATCATCCTTATGTGGACAAGACAGTTGTGAGGGGAGGGGTATCTATAAAGTGAATTGAACCGTATAgaaatgttataagaaatgaatgacagaactagaaaggaccttagagatcatctggttgAACTCCATTATACAGTCAAAGAAATTGAGGTCAAGGATGCTGCAAACACATATAAAAGGCAGGACATATACAATGAAGTCCAAATAGCAAGAAATTGTCAACTTATGGGACACTAACTTGGAAACATGCCAAAAGGGAGATATGGTGAGGATgattttctctttgataaaactgcgaatatatgtgtgtgtgtgtgtgtgtgtgtgtgtgtgtgtgtatatatatttttttttaacattcactctctTCTATAATCATGATTCCAAGTATACAAAAACTTCAACACTTTATAAGTGTTTTATCCAATTTTATTTGCCACAATGTATAGACAAAAGTTATTCCAAACCCAACTCAATTGTATTCATCCTTTTAGGGATCCTGATTCTTTATTTTCCCTATCCCCATTTCTCTCCATCCCTTGGCCAGATTCACCCTCCTTACAAAGATCTCTGCAGAGAACAGGTTATGAAAAAATGCCTTCCTTCTCTTAACAGAGAGGAGAATGTTGACATTGTCAGTTGCAATCATCATGTTACTGACTGGTTTTGTGTAATT encodes:
- the LOC127542111 gene encoding N-lysine methyltransferase KMT5A-like, translating into MARGKKMSKTRAEEAAAAATPPGGTAAPVPDPETMDRRNPARPRTNGENVFMGQSRIYSYMSSHRSSGTCPPFQEENSVAHHDVKCQGKALTELHKKGEEKRTGDNASASTMESEEQKSRELRRDFLEPLPNHRSIAAGNPKSMALPANAADAAGVKHALKNPPQTKQASRRKAQGKTQQNRKVTDYYPVRRSSRKSKAELQSEEKRRLDELIESGKEEGMKIDIIDGKGRGVIATKQFTRGEFVVEYHGDLIENTDAKKREALYAQDPSTGCYMYYFQYLSKTYCVDATRETDRLGRLINHSKWGNCQTKLHDIDGVPHLILIASRDIKAGEELLYDYGDRSKASLEAHPWLKH